The genomic stretch TTTCAGGCCATCCCGGCTGCCCATGCCCAGCCGTTACGAGCACTTTCTGGATAACACTGACAGCTACACTCAACTGCAGCACGGCTCACGCATCATTCCAGTGTACTCCTGGGGGCAGGGCCCGGTAATTCTCGGTGTCCATGGCTGGGCCGGGGCAGGCATACAGTTTGGCGCCTGGATCGAACCATTGCTGGAGGCTGGCTACCGCGTCGTTCTCTTCGACGCGCCCGCCCATGGCAGAGCCCAGGGGGAAAGCACCGACCTGTTCGAAATGGCTTCAGTCATCAGCCGTGTCGCCGCCAGTGTTGGCCGGGTCCATGGCGTGCTGGCCCATTCCATTGGCTGCATCGCCGTAGCCCGTGCCATCGCAGACGGACTGCAGCCCAGCTATCTGGCCATGCTGGCACCCCCGGCCAGCGTGAACGCGGTCATGGAGAACCTGGGCCGGCAACTGGGGCTGAGTCCGGAGGTTCTGGCTGTCCACCTTCAACTGATGGAGGAGCGTTTCGGCCCATCGGTGTGGGACCAGCTGGATCTGGAAGCCCTTTCCCTGTCTCTCACCCAGCGGGGCCTGATTGTCATCGATGACGACGACACGTCCATTTCACCGGCTGAAAGCCAGCAAGTAGCCGAAAACTGGCCCAGTGCGGAAGTTTTACGCACCAGCGGACTGGGTCACAACCGCCTGCTGTGGAGCCCGATGGTGGTGGAGACCGTGCTCAGGGATCTGGGTCGACCTGTGCACTCCGTCTGAGCGCTTCGTTCAGGCCGGACTGGCAGACAGGGCTGGCCAGATCACCGGCACTGACTGACCTGTTCCAGATCCATGTTGCCACCGGTGATAATCAGGGCGGTCACCTGCCCCGGGACCAGCGGAACCCGGTTCTCCAGCAAGGCCGCGAGGCCGACGCTGGCTCCGGGTTCCACATAAAGCCGGGCTTCGGTTAGCAGCCGTCGTGTGGCCTCCCGAATACCCGCCTCGGTCACCGTGACCAGCCTGTCCACCACACGTCGGGAAGCCGCATAAGTGCAATCTCCCACCACCGCCAATCGGACACAGCACGCGATCCACGTCCGGCTGCTGCCGCAGCAATTCCAGGCCAACGGTACCCTGCCCGGCCATGATGCGAACATCGTTGTAAGGGTGGACCAGAGTCAGTCCCTTCTGATCCCGAAGGTCGTGACACAGAGCCACCGCCTGCTGGATAGTGCCCTCAACAATCACCTCGGCCCCCAGTGCACGGGTGCGGCTGATTTTCAGTGGGCTTGAACCCTCAGGCATTACTACGGTAAGGGGCACCTTCTGCATGGCCGCTGCCCAAGCCAGGGCGATGGCATGGTTGCCGGCTGACACTGTTACCAGACCGGCACTGAGTTCATCATCGCGGGCGGTCATCAGCCAGTTCAGGGCACCCCGGGCCTTGAAGCTGCCGGTGCGCTGAAGGCTTTCGCACTTCAACCCCAAAGGCTGACCCATGGCAGCATCCAGGTCAGGCACATTCAATAGCGGCGTTTCGCCCAGTTGTTGTCGAATACGCTGCTCTGCCTCCAGAATTTGGGGCTGGTCAGGAAGGGTTGGCTTGGTCATGGTGTGCTCTCCTGCTGCTTCCCTTATGTAAACCATGGTGCACGAACGACTGGCTATCAAGATACATTGACCAGCTGGAATCGGATGCAGAAACAGATGTCTTGCATATACCCAAAGTGGGTATAAAATTACCCAAATTAGGCATTAATCTGAAAGAATGCGATAAACACCGGTGGTCCCTCAATGTCTTCAAACTCCAGCCTTGCGGATGCCTTGTTTTCAGGCACCCGGCAAAAAGTGCTTGGCCTGCTGTTCATGCAGCCTGATCAGGACTTTTCACTAGCTGAATTAATCGAACGGGCAAAGGCCGGCTCCGGGGCAGTTCAGCGGGAAGTAGGTCGATTCGTGGACAGCGGATTGGTCACTGTCGAGATCAAGGGGCGCCAGAAGCGCTATAGAGCCAATCACGACGCGCCGATCTTTCCGGAATTGTGCTCTCTGGTTGCCAAAACCCTCGGGCCGGCTCAAGTAGTCAAGAATGCCCTGAGCGCCATGGACAGTGAAATCGACGTGGCACTGGTCTACGGTTCGGTTGCCAAAAACACTGATCGGGCGGACAGTGACATCGACCTTATGCTGGTTTCTGACACATTAACCCTCGAAGATGTGTTTACCGCACTGGAGCCGGTGGAGCAGGAGCTGTCGCGGCCCGTGAACCCCACGCTCTACACCAGGCACGAATTTGAAAAGCGTCGGAACAACGACAATCCGTTTATGAGAAAGGTACTGAATGGACCGTACCTGCTATTGAAGGGAATCATTGATGAACAAGGAAGCACTTGAGAATCTGGTCAACATTCGCATCACTGCGTCATCTCGGATATCGCTCTGACAACCGATACCTTGTTTTTCAATGTCTACAGCACACATTGGACCTTCCCTCCGCGAAATGGCGCATTCTTGATCAGGCCCACCGCAAACGGAACCTCGCGGAATACGAGGGCTTTATTGACGTGGATGAAAGCCTGGTTGCAAGCCTTGTCAGGGTTTGCGAGGAAGTGAGGATGGCGGTCCGTGAGCTAACGGAGAATGGTAATTAGTCGGATCTTACCCAATATGGGCAATTTAATGCCCATATTGGGTAGAATGTCAGTAAGGCAACTTACTACACTGGAGCTGCCTCGCCTACTTCGACGGCCTCCGGCTCACACAGGTACTGTCTCGCATCAAACCGTTTTGTCTGCTGGCGGAACTGCCAGGTGAAGCCCGGCCACAGCGTGGTGTTCTTGCCATTTTCGTTCACGTACCAGCTCTTACAGCCGGTCTGCCAGACTGAATCGCCAAGTTTTGCGTGAATCGAGGCATTGTATTGGCTCAGGGCGTCGACCTTCACGTCCACGCTTTTCCAGCCGTGCTTGTCCATCTTCTTCAAGGCATCCAGCACATACTGGATCTGGCTTTCGATCATGTACACCATCGAGCTGTGACCAAGACCGGTGTTCGGCCCCATCAACATGAAGAAGTTGGGGAAGCCGCTTACCGTTGTGCCTTTGTAGGCTTCGGCGCCGTCCTGCCAGGCATTCAGCAGATCCCGACCGTTGCGGCCAAAGATCATGCCGGCGGGAATCGGATCCTGGGCCCTGAAGCCGGTGCCGTAGATGATGCAATCGACTTCCCGTTCATTGCCATTGCGATCAACAACGACACAGCCACGCACTTCACGGATACCATCGGTCAGAACATCCACATGATCCTGCGCCAGGGCCGGATAGTAATTGTTGGAGATCAGCACCCGTTTGCAGCCAAAGTGAAAGTCCGGAGTGACTTTTTTACGCAATTCCCTGTCCGGAATCTGGTTACGAATGTGCCGGCGGGCCTGCAGCTCACCGAGCTTGAGAATGCGCGGATTGCCGACAAAGCCGAGCACCCGGGCCTCCAGCGACCAGTATATGCTCTGCCGGAAGGCATTCAGCGATTGCGGGAACATCCGGAACAGGCGCTTTTCCAGCGGCCTGATGGCCCGGTCCGGCTTGGGCATGATCCAGGGTGGTGTGCGCTGGTACAGATCCACCCGTGCCGCCTGTTTCACCACTTCCGGAACGAACTGGATCGCCGACGCCCCGGTGCCGATGACCGCCACTCGCTTGCCCCGCAAGTCGTAGTCGTGATCCCAGTTCTGGGAGTGGAAACGTTTGCCGGTGAAGGTCTCGATACCTTTGATGTCCGGGTAGGCCGGGGTGCTTAATCCTCCCATTCCGGAGACCAGAATATCGGCCGTCAGGGCACTGAATTCGGGAAGCTTTTCGTCTTTTCGATCGAGCTTGTCGCCAGGGTTCAGGCCCCGTTCCTGTCTATAAGCCCAGAGCCTGGCGCTGTCGCAGGTTTCCAGCTTCCAGGTCTGCGTTTTCTCATCAAACCGCGCTCCGGCAACATGGGTGTTCAGCCGGATATGCTTCATCAGGCCGTATTTCTCGGCACAGTGCTTCAGGTAGGCCTTGATCTCAGACTGCTGAGCAAACATCCGGCTCCACCCGGGGTTCTGTTCAAAGGAGAAGGAGTACAACGCAGACTGCACGTCACAGGCACACCCCGGGTAGTGGTTCTGGTGCCAGGTTCCGCCGATGTCGTCACTCTGTTCCAGGATCACGAAGTCGTTGTAGCCGGCTTCCTTGAGTTTGATGGCCATGCCCAGGCCGGAGAAGCCGGTGCCGATGATGGCGATCTGTGTGTTCTGTGTCATTGCTGCACTCCTGTGTTGGCCTTTCCGGCCTTGTCTGTTGTTGTCCGGCGGGTCATCATGACCGGTAGACACATGTATACACAAATTGGTATACAACCGTATACTCTTGGTTCGGTGATTGGCCTCAGGTGACTGATTCTTGGCCTGCGTGGCGGGCTCTGGTTTGGGGGGCTGGTCGTTTGTGGGAAGGGCTTCCAAAACACGCTCCTTGCGGCACATCCATGTGACGCTTGGGCTCCGCCATCCCTGGCTCCGCACAGTTTTGGAAGCCCTTCCCACAAACGACCGTCAGACTAAAAGTGGCCCGCCCTCTTACATTCGCCTTAAGTCTTTCAGGCCTCTTCCAATGTCCGGGGGCCATGTTGGCAGGTGTTCCGAAAATGCTCGGAGCCAGGGATGGCGGAGAGCAAGCGTACAGGGATGTACTTGCAGCGGTTTTCGGAACACCTGCCAACATGGCCCTACCTCCAACGCAGAGGAAAAATGAACGCATTAACCGGCGGAAAGCTGAAACTCATCCAGGCCGCGCTGCGGCTGATTACCGAAACCCGGAGCCTGACGTCGCTGGGCTTGCGGGAGCTTGCCAGGGAGGCGGGGCTGAATCCGAATACGTTTTACCGGCACTTCAAGAGCCTGGACGAATTCGGCCTGCAGGTGCTGGGTTACATTGCCGAGGAGATGAAAGCCGGGGTGCGGGATTTGCGGCAGATGGCGGATTCTTCCGAGCAGGCCTCCCGCGATACCGTGGCCTTTGTGTACCACTATTTCCTCGCCAACCCTGCAGCCACCACCGTGGCCGTCCGGGAGCTTCATGGCCCCTCCCCGGTGCTGCGCCGGGCACTGGAGGCGCAGCTAGAGGCCAGCGCCCGGGAAATGGCGGAGGACATTATCGACCGGCAACTGGTCAGTGCCGTGCCGCCGGAGACTATCCATGAAATTTCCCGCATGACCATCCGCTACATCCTGTTCCGGGCCATGGACTACATTGAAAAACCGGCGCAGCGGGCAAGTATCCAGGCTGAAACCGAGCATTTCATCAATCGGCAATTCCGCGGCGCAATGCTGGACGGCCTCTCCGAAGCGGCTATCCATACCTTGCTTCAGGGTGCCGATAAACGGACTTAATCCTGGATTTGTTATCAGGTTCCGGGTTTTTGCTTAGTTCATTTTTAGGAAAACGCAAACAAACCTGTTAGCATCCGCATACGTAAAAACCGAGACACTTAGCGAACAGGTCATTCCGGAGGACTTACGCACAATGAAAATCGGTATTCCCAGGGAAGTTTATGAAGACGAGCGACGGGTGGCGGCAACGCCCCCGTCGGTCCATAAGCTGATCGGTCTTGGCTATGACGTCATCGTCGAAAGCGGCGCTGGCGAGGCCGCGAATTATACAGACGAAGCCTACGAAAAAGTGGGCGCTGTCATGGCCGTCGATACCAAGTCACTGTGGCAGGAAGCGGATTTTATCCTGAAAGTTCGGGCGCCGATGAAAAATCCCGCCCTGAACAAACACGAAGTGGATCTGATGAAGGAAGGCGCGTTTCTGGTCAGTTATATCTGGCCGGCGCAGAATCCTGAGCTGCTGGAAAAGCTGGCGGAGAAGAAGATCACCTCGTTTGCCATCGACAGCCTGCCCCGCATCAGCCGCGCCCAGAAGATGGATGCCCTGAGCGCCATGGCAAATATTGCCGGCTACCGGGCGGTAATTGAGGCTGCCAACCATTTCGGGCGGTTCTTTACCGGCCAGGTGACGGCGGCCGGCAAGGTTCCGCCGGCGAAGATCATGGTGATTGGTGCCGGCGTAGCAGGGCTTGCCGCCATTGGCGCCGCCAACAGCATGGGCGCCATCGTGCGGGCCTTTGATACCCGGCTGGAGGTGAAGGAACAGGTCGAGAGCATGGGCGCCGAGTTCCTGGTGCTGGATTTCGACGACGAGGACGGCAGCGGTGGCGGCGGCTACGCCAAGCAGATGAGCGACGAGTTCATCAAGGCGGAGATGGCGCTGTTTGCCGAGCAGGCCGAGGAAGTGGACATCATTATCACCACCGCTCTGATTCCCGGCAAACCGGCGCCGAAACTGATCACCGCCGACATGGTGAAATCCATGAAGCCCGGCAGCGTTATTGTGGATCTGGCATCGGAACGCGGTGGTAACTGCGAACTGACCGAACCCGGCAAAGTGGCGCACCATCATGGTGTGACCCTGATCGGCTACACCGATCTGCCCAGCCGTATGGCGAAGGTGGCCAGCGATCTTTACGCCACCAACCTGGTGCACCTGCTCAACGAGCTGACTCCTGAGAAAGACGGCAAGCCTGTGGTCAATATGGAGGACGATGTCATCCGTGGCCTGACCGTGGTCCAGGACAACGACATCACCTGGCCGCCACCCCAGCCGGAGGCGCCGGTCAGTCCCAAGCCGGCACCGGGTACCGAGGAGCCTTCAGCGGCCGAAAAAGCCGCCGCCCAGAAGAGCGCCGACCGTCGCAGCATGATCGGCAAGAGCTCCCTGCTGATCGTGACGGCCCTCGCGCTCTATGGCGTTGGTGCCTATGCCCCGGAAAGCTTCCTGCAACACTTCACGGTGTTCGTGCTGTCCTGCTTTATCGGCTGGCAGGTGATCTGGAACGTCACACCCTCGCTGCATACGCCCCTGATGAGCGTGACCAATGCCATCAGCGGCATCATCGTGATCGGTGCCATGCTGCACCTGGCTCAGGCGGAAAATATCGCCGTCGGCATTCTGGCGTTTGTCGCGGTGCTGATTGCCAGCATCAACGTCGGGGGCGGCTTCCGGGTCACCCATCGTATGCTCAAAATGTTCCGCAGGTAGGAGGCGCCCAAAATGAGTACAGGAATGGTGAGCGTGGCCTACGTGGTCGCGAGTATCTTGTTTATTCTTAGCCTGGGCGGCCTGAGCCACCAGGAATCAGCCCGGCGCGGTAATCTCTACGGCGTCGCCGGCTTCATTATCGCAGTGGGTGCAACCCTGGCCAGCGTGGGTGAAGGCGGCCTGACAGCCATTGTGATTGCGGTGCTGGTCGGCGCCGGCATTGGCATTGCCATAGCCAACAAGGTGGAAATGACCCAGATGCCGCAACTGGTAGCCCTGCTGCACAGCTTCGTCGGCATGGCGGCCGTGCTGGTGGGCTATTCGGGTTATATCGAACCCCTGGTTGAAACCTCCGGAGCCGAGCACACCATCAAACTGGTGGAAGTGTTTGTGGGGATCTTTATCGGTGCAGTGACCTTCACCGGGTCGCTGGTGGCCTGCGGCAAACTGGATGGCCGGATCGACAGCAAGGCCCTCACCCTGCCCGGTCGGCACCTGATGAACCTGGTGGCCATCATTGTCTGCGTATTCCTGGGAGGCTGGTTCCTGAGTACCGGCAGCGTGGCCCAGGGCATTATCGCGCTGGTGCTGATGACCGCCATTGCCTCGGTACTTGGCATCCACCTGATCATGGCGATCGGCGGTGCCGATATGCCGGTGGTGGTGTCCATGCTCAACAGCTACTCCGGATGGGCCGCGGCGGCCATCGGCTTCATGCTTGGCAACGATCTGCTGATCGTTACCGGGGCATTGGTCGGCAGCAGTGGTGCAATCCTGAGCTATATCATGTGCAAGGCCATGAACCGGTCGTTCGTCAGCGTCATTCTCGGCGGCTTCGGCCAGACCAGCAGCAGCTCTGCGGCTGCGGATTCCGACCAGACCGTGCATGAATCCAGCGTCGATGATGTCTGCGAGGAACTGCGCATGGCGGACTCGGTGATCATTGTGCCGGGTTACGGTATGGCGGTGGCCCAGGCCCAGAACGGCGTCAGCGAGATGACCAAGATTCTGCGGGAGCGGGGCGTGAACGTGCGCTTCGGCATCCACCCGGTCGCTGGCCGACTGCCCGGGCATATGAATGTCCTGCTGGCAGAAGCCCATGTGCCCTATGACATCGTGCTGGAAATGGACGAAATTAACGACGATTTCCCGAGCACCGACGTGGTGATGGTGATCGGCGCCAACGACACCGTGAACCCGGCGGCCGCCGAAGATCCGGGCAGCCCCATCGCTGGCATGCCAGTGCTGGAAGTCTGGAAAGCCCGGCAGGTGGTGGTCCTCAAGCGGGGCATGGCCACCGGTTATTCCGGGGTCGAGAACCCGCTGTTCTTCAAGGAGAACACCCGCATGCTGTTCGGCGATGCCAAGGACAGCATCGACAAACTGGTAGGAGGGCTGCGGGCCTGATCTGATTAACCAGGTCTGAGTTTACAAGAGCCATGCTCTGTCAGAGGAGCATGGCTCTTGTGTTTCCGGGGGTCTATTCAGTGGTGTTATACACATAGGACGACACGGTTCCGTCCTGATCGAATCGCACCACAAGATCGGTGGTTTCAGCATCGCCAAACGCCGACCACTTGTACCTGCCGTAGGTCCAGGTACGTTGGCCATCCTCGATCCCGGTGCGCCAGGGCTCGCCGAACATCTCCTGGATATCCGCCCGGGTGGTTTCACCAATCCGGATTTCATCGACGTTGTGGGTCGGGAAGTCCTTTCCTACCGTTGCACAGCCCACCATGGCCGCAATTATCAGGGCTACTGACAGCGTCTTAACCGATCCTATCATCGACATACTGATTCCTCCTCTGCACATGACTTTCCCTCATCATAGCGCCTGAATAGCCAGACGCGATTACCATGACGACAGATTCGGCTTTCCGGCCGCGCACAAAAAAGCCGCAGGCCCGAGGGCACTGCGGCAACTGACGATCGAAGGGTCGATC from Marinobacter subterrani encodes the following:
- the bamE gene encoding outer membrane protein assembly factor BamE domain-containing protein, with amino-acid sequence MIGSVKTLSVALIIAAMVGCATVGKDFPTHNVDEIRIGETTRADIQEMFGEPWRTGIEDGQRTWTYGRYKWSAFGDAETTDLVVRFDQDGTVSSYVYNTTE
- the pntB gene encoding Re/Si-specific NAD(P)(+) transhydrogenase subunit beta, translating into MSTGMVSVAYVVASILFILSLGGLSHQESARRGNLYGVAGFIIAVGATLASVGEGGLTAIVIAVLVGAGIGIAIANKVEMTQMPQLVALLHSFVGMAAVLVGYSGYIEPLVETSGAEHTIKLVEVFVGIFIGAVTFTGSLVACGKLDGRIDSKALTLPGRHLMNLVAIIVCVFLGGWFLSTGSVAQGIIALVLMTAIASVLGIHLIMAIGGADMPVVVSMLNSYSGWAAAAIGFMLGNDLLIVTGALVGSSGAILSYIMCKAMNRSFVSVILGGFGQTSSSSAAADSDQTVHESSVDDVCEELRMADSVIIVPGYGMAVAQAQNGVSEMTKILRERGVNVRFGIHPVAGRLPGHMNVLLAEAHVPYDIVLEMDEINDDFPSTDVVMVIGANDTVNPAAAEDPGSPIAGMPVLEVWKARQVVVLKRGMATGYSGVENPLFFKENTRMLFGDAKDSIDKLVGGLRA
- a CDS encoding Re/Si-specific NAD(P)(+) transhydrogenase subunit alpha, giving the protein MKIGIPREVYEDERRVAATPPSVHKLIGLGYDVIVESGAGEAANYTDEAYEKVGAVMAVDTKSLWQEADFILKVRAPMKNPALNKHEVDLMKEGAFLVSYIWPAQNPELLEKLAEKKITSFAIDSLPRISRAQKMDALSAMANIAGYRAVIEAANHFGRFFTGQVTAAGKVPPAKIMVIGAGVAGLAAIGAANSMGAIVRAFDTRLEVKEQVESMGAEFLVLDFDDEDGSGGGGYAKQMSDEFIKAEMALFAEQAEEVDIIITTALIPGKPAPKLITADMVKSMKPGSVIVDLASERGGNCELTEPGKVAHHHGVTLIGYTDLPSRMAKVASDLYATNLVHLLNELTPEKDGKPVVNMEDDVIRGLTVVQDNDITWPPPQPEAPVSPKPAPGTEEPSAAEKAAAQKSADRRSMIGKSSLLIVTALALYGVGAYAPESFLQHFTVFVLSCFIGWQVIWNVTPSLHTPLMSVTNAISGIIVIGAMLHLAQAENIAVGILAFVAVLIASINVGGGFRVTHRMLKMFRR
- a CDS encoding nucleotidyltransferase domain-containing protein, with product MSSNSSLADALFSGTRQKVLGLLFMQPDQDFSLAELIERAKAGSGAVQREVGRFVDSGLVTVEIKGRQKRYRANHDAPIFPELCSLVAKTLGPAQVVKNALSAMDSEIDVALVYGSVAKNTDRADSDIDLMLVSDTLTLEDVFTALEPVEQELSRPVNPTLYTRHEFEKRRNNDNPFMRKVLNGPYLLLKGIIDEQGST
- a CDS encoding flavin-containing monooxygenase produces the protein MTQNTQIAIIGTGFSGLGMAIKLKEAGYNDFVILEQSDDIGGTWHQNHYPGCACDVQSALYSFSFEQNPGWSRMFAQQSEIKAYLKHCAEKYGLMKHIRLNTHVAGARFDEKTQTWKLETCDSARLWAYRQERGLNPGDKLDRKDEKLPEFSALTADILVSGMGGLSTPAYPDIKGIETFTGKRFHSQNWDHDYDLRGKRVAVIGTGASAIQFVPEVVKQAARVDLYQRTPPWIMPKPDRAIRPLEKRLFRMFPQSLNAFRQSIYWSLEARVLGFVGNPRILKLGELQARRHIRNQIPDRELRKKVTPDFHFGCKRVLISNNYYPALAQDHVDVLTDGIREVRGCVVVDRNGNEREVDCIIYGTGFRAQDPIPAGMIFGRNGRDLLNAWQDGAEAYKGTTVSGFPNFFMLMGPNTGLGHSSMVYMIESQIQYVLDALKKMDKHGWKSVDVKVDALSQYNASIHAKLGDSVWQTGCKSWYVNENGKNTTLWPGFTWQFRQQTKRFDARQYLCEPEAVEVGEAAPV
- a CDS encoding pyridoxal-phosphate dependent enzyme, which produces MTKPTLPDQPQILEAEQRIRQQLGETPLLNVPDLDAAMGQPLGLKCESLQRTGSFKARGALNWLMTARDDELSAGLVTVSAGNHAIALAWAAAMQKVPLTVVMPEGSSPLKISRTRALGAEVIVEGTIQQAVALCHDLRDQKGLTLVHPYNDVRIMAGQGTVGLELLRQQPDVDRVLCPIGGGGRLHLCGFPTCGGQAGHGDRGGYSGGHTTAANRSPALCGTRSQRRPRGLAGEPGSAGPGAGDRPDYHRWQHGSGTGQSVPVIWPALSASPA
- a CDS encoding TetR family transcriptional regulator; this translates as MNALTGGKLKLIQAALRLITETRSLTSLGLRELAREAGLNPNTFYRHFKSLDEFGLQVLGYIAEEMKAGVRDLRQMADSSEQASRDTVAFVYHYFLANPAATTVAVRELHGPSPVLRRALEAQLEASAREMAEDIIDRQLVSAVPPETIHEISRMTIRYILFRAMDYIEKPAQRASIQAETEHFINRQFRGAMLDGLSEAAIHTLLQGADKRT
- a CDS encoding alpha/beta fold hydrolase; translation: MAFRPSRLPMPSRYEHFLDNTDSYTQLQHGSRIIPVYSWGQGPVILGVHGWAGAGIQFGAWIEPLLEAGYRVVLFDAPAHGRAQGESTDLFEMASVISRVAASVGRVHGVLAHSIGCIAVARAIADGLQPSYLAMLAPPASVNAVMENLGRQLGLSPEVLAVHLQLMEERFGPSVWDQLDLEALSLSLTQRGLIVIDDDDTSISPAESQQVAENWPSAEVLRTSGLGHNRLLWSPMVVETVLRDLGRPVHSV